The following proteins are co-located in the Plasmodium brasilianum strain Bolivian I chromosome 11, whole genome shotgun sequence genome:
- a CDS encoding JmjC domain-containing protein 2, with product MKKYETDGFDNYCKLIKRKIKEISEDEIETANLFEKLIKKYNLKSIKRVSLPVQKNCCFSCRSSANYFYNYYYKKKEPVIITNLNHKIGNCVKYFDNKNIVKYIGDTKVSIHVSNSKFLNNVNKNFRYTLSSLTNFILLIGKENKKKKVNNNFSINCKQDRKKIYITFNNDKEVYQKKNLAKHEDSISNCQEGKNNKLKYQEECFENYLVDNKTLIQNDGNEIILDNSSISNDAAETNGKILPYHVKDGNHKRVKCANGKDNNSRDSNNYYYYYRSLGTNHFKDVSNIKKMNSFIKDNFFLPAEIYPPYEKFEFFSSVLRIGQTNIFIWLHYDIPDNFLIQIKGRKKILLIPPKFIKYFNIINSSSSYNLFHILIKKNKLSKKEKIIKKILQKFALVADIYEGDVLFIPSLWLHYVYNMPAHTYLKKRYKKYHQYLYTVTEKLQGSFFSKEYKKEYDKKKNLSSYNFYKNSKFKIIGRNKTKKKKNTYVVTKKFKRKHESKIRLRYLANNIFLYTNKSDNLNCSEHLSYVPKDADKNELITHYSHLENYEEYLKKNFHIFIDSNCVQSCNRTSNNEKKGKKFLSTRNDNKKMAYNKKIEEKDNSEHLKHADNTATSKVIEEKGSDSSEDFYLNAKLNISVNYFFRKRKEICLFNKKDLYGNQDIHVVNQIFKKIQKEIKPLISVPAKYKNFYLQKIQGFLYSYLDEEYI from the coding sequence atgaaaaaatacgAAACAGATGGCTTCGACAATTACTGTAAATTAATTAAGAGGAAAATCAAAGAAATAAGCGAAGATGAAATAGAAACAGCGAATTTGTTCGAAAAActgattaaaaaatataacttaaaaagcataaaaagGGTCTCTCTTCcagtacaaaaaaattgttgCTTTAGCTGTCGTTCATCAGCTAACtacttttataattactattataaaaaaaaggaaccgGTTATCATTACAAATTTAAATCATAAAATAGGAAACTGCGTCAAATATTTTGACAATAAGAatattgttaaatatataggaGATACAAAAGTAAGCATACACGTAAGTAACtccaaatttttaaataatgtaaataaaaattttcgaTATACGCTCTCATCcttaacaaattttattttacttattggaaaagaaaataaaaaaaaaaaagttaataataatttttcaataaattgTAAACAagacagaaaaaaaatatatataacatttaataatgataaagaggtttatcaaaaaaaaaatttagcaaAACATGAAGACAGCATTAGTAATTGTCAAGAAGggaaaaataacaaattaaaatatcaaGAAGAatgttttgaaaattatttagtaGATAACAAAACTTTAATACAAAACGAtggaaatgaaataatattagaCAACTCTTCTATTAGCAATGATGCTGCAGAAACGAACGGAAAAATCTTACCCTATCATGTAAAAGACGGAAATCACAAAAGGGTAAAGTGTGCAAATGGCAAAGACAATAATAGTAGGGATTCGAAtaattactactactattacagATCATTGGGAACAAATCATTTTAAGGATGtgtcaaatataaaaaaaatgaattcattcataaaagataatttttttttacctgcTGAAATTTATCCCCCTTATGAAAAGtttgaatttttttcctctgtGTTAAGAATAGGACaaactaatatttttatatggcTACATTATGACATCcctgataattttttaatacaaataaaaggaagaaagaaaattttattaattcccccgaaatttataaaatattttaacattatcAATTCTTCTTCATCTTACAATTTATTCcacattttaattaaaaaaaacaaattaagtaaaaaagaaaaaattataaaaaaaatacttcaaAAATTTGCTCTCGTAGCAGACATATATGAAGGAGACGTTTTATTTATCCCCTCCTTATGGTTGCACTATGTCTATAATATGCCAGCACACACATATTTAAAGAAGAGATATAAAAAGTATCACCAATATTTGTATACTGTAACAGAGAAATTACAAGGAAGTTTTTTTTCAAAGGAATATAAGAAGGaatatgacaaaaaaaaaaatttatcctcttataatttttacaaaaattctaaatttaaaataatcggaagaaacaaaacaaaaaaaaaaaaaaatacgtatgtagttaccaaaaaatttaagagGAAACATGAAAGTAAGATTCGATTACGATATCTtgcaaataatatatttttgtacacAAATAAATCAGATAACCTGAACTGTTCAGAACATTTATCTTATGTACCAAAGGATGCTGATAAAAATGAGTTAATAACACACTATAGTCATTTagaaaattatgaagaatATTTGAAGAAgaattttcacatttttattgACTCAAACTGTGTGCAAAGTTGCAATAGAACGAGTAACAATGAAaagaaagggaaaaaatttCTATCCACTAGGAAcgataacaaaaaaatggcttataataaaaaaatagaagaaaaggATAATTCTGAACATTTAAAGCATGCTGATAATACTGCAACTTCGAAAGTGATAGAAGAAAAGGGAAGCGATTCATCTGAAGATTTTTACTTAAATGCCAAGTTAAATATTAGCGTCAATTActtttttagaaaaagaaaagaaatctgtttatttaataaaaaagatttataCGGAAATCAAGATATTCACGTGGTTaatcaaatttttaaaaaaattcaaaaagaaataaaaccCCTCATTTCGGTGCCAGCcaagtataaaaatttttatttgcagAAAATACAAGGGTTCCTATATTCCTACCTAGATGAggagtatatataa
- a CDS encoding RNA-binding protein: MEDGRRYSMQANWDMNNYDKNVTYYNSSSMNNINNFDSMNGGANMMNANNMGSSANMISSTNMCGVTGQSSCYYNSSEENKSVFKMNEGNNNMYFHEEGFCNNGGNMNLMYNNINNNSSYNSNSNSNSNSNSNIIINSNSNGNGNIDSNSNNNSNSNRNSNSLSNNFSICNASYPPGSYNNYCNYNMNYQMMNGNNYPNSLMSSSSNYYSSEQYVLNKKTAKILYIYNITNECSDENFIYSLCFIYGNVDTVSYIKGKNVFIVKFELAECALNAYKNLPNHFKNLHFELRNESKKISYYNEKANSNKYVSPNISEKKFLSLSTEKRQQIMSIKQKELLRKCKEKLNQYINMFNSKNITDATREKLQALIDHIKTRIQVLNNQCDGTNFTEGTNSVIVNNYDANNSNSNVGINNGNNIGSNAIIDSTTEGGNNNGNPSGNITGSITGNTSGNSSSKSIVSNVGNNNNNNNIGSSNSNVNNSDNNRFNSGGSAYVESGTTIKVNSLNSIQNNEDLSNYLLQNNSIFLNEHISYFSLFSFGEKYAIIKYNNENIAKNVFKNCAMYNINVDFVPDETDSQNVS, encoded by the coding sequence ATGGAAGATGGTAGAAGGTACAGTATGCAAGCCAACTGGGATATGAATAATTACGACAAGAACGTAACTTATTATAATAGCAGTAGCATgaacaatattaataattttgataGCATGAATGGTGGTGCTAACATGATGAACGCGAATAATATGGGTAGTTCTGCAAACATGATCAGTTCTACCAATATGTGTGGTGTGACTGGTCAGAGTAGCTGCTACTACAATAGTagtgaagaaaataaatcaGTCTTTAAGATGAACGAAGGTAATAACAATATGTATTTCCATGAAGAAGGTTTTTGCAATAATGGCGGTAACATGAACctaatgtataataatattaataataacagtagctataacagtaatagtaatagtaacagtaacagtaacagtaatattattatcaatagtaacagtaatgGCAATGGTAATATTgatagtaacagtaacaataatagcaatagcaATAGAAATAGTAATAGTCTTAGTAACAATTTTAGTATATGTAACGCGAGTTACCCCCCAGGGAGCTATAACAACtattgtaattataatatgaacTATCAAATGATGAATGGTAACAACTACCCGAATAGTTTAATGAGTTCCTCTTCAAATTATTACTCAAGTGAAcaatatgtattaaataagaaaacagcaaaaatattatatatatacaatataacaAATGAATGTAgtgatgaaaattttatatatagtttatgttttatatatggaAATGTTGATACTGTCAGTTATATAAAGGGGAAGAATGTATTTATAGTAAAGTTCGAATTAGCTGAATGTGCTCTTaatgcatataaaaatttaccaaatcattttaaaaatttacattttgaGCTTAGAAAtgaatcaaaaaaaattagttattATAATGAGAAAGctaatagtaataaatatgtatcaCCCAATATTtcggaaaaaaaatttttatccttAAGTACTGAGAAGCGACAACAGATTATGagtataaaacaaaaagaactATTAAGAAAATGTAAAGAGAAATTAAATCAGTACATTAATATGTTtaacagtaaaaatataacagacGCGACTAGAGAGAAATTACAAGCATTAATTGACCATATTAAAACAAGGATACAAGTTTTAAACAATCAATGTGATGGTACAAATTTTACTGAAGGCACAAATTCGGTTATAGTAAACAACTACGATGCAAACAATAGCAATAGTAACGTTGGAATaaataatggtaataatattGGAAGCAATGCTATTATAGATAGTACCACTGAGGGTggaaataataatggaaaCCCTTCAGGAAACATTACTGGAAGCATTACAGGAAACACTTCAGGAAATAGTAGTTCAAAGAGCATTGTAAGCAATGttggaaataataataacaacaataacatTGGAAGCAGTAATAGTAACGTAAATAACAGTGATAACAATAGGTTTAATAGCGGCGGGAGTGCATATGTAGAGAGTGGCACAACGATCAAAGTGAACTCCTTAAACAGCATTCAAAACAACGAAGACTTGAGTAATTActtattacaaaataattcgatctttttaaatgaacatatttcttatttttctttattttcatttggaGAGAAATATgcaataattaaatataacaacgaaaatatagcaaaaaatGTTTTCAAAAACTGCGCTATGTATAACATTAACGTCGACTTTGTCCCTGATGAAACCGATAGCCAAAATGTTAGCTAG
- a CDS encoding SDE2 domain-containing protein: MISNYIIHIGNDIINKRIRIKELLNKYERKILEKNVNAFFYILINLIFNLPIERFRLVINRKYIFLKKKKKYDIIFNITKKLLILNNIDIKKELNNYIENKKYCIDTNHEINEALSSCACSFFYNEMNLKRCANPTSTTLIDNIYKKENNGNRKHNLLINEKKDMSPYNMLSNIIINNPDKLYDNKKLFYENYIFENAKGSSSSSSSSNYLNYCENIKNDFNIKEKKKHFFSFNSFYFKEIKNKINEIKLKSNDEYYKNISISCENKIDTTSRTINMCNTCNACNARNACDKKNIILINQKENKSSNINIFDEFLDIYLLFRLRGGKGGFDNIIETTENLIKKKKQEQKLIDKLNNNSSLLISNNSSYDNNDEKCLSNYIFKDESREEEISPNYLIINNRQTNILRDIVANGINQEKNMKKIKTKKDIEKNAKKEKKAKNVNLKAIEDMYGQL, translated from the exons ATGATatcaaattatataattcacATCGGGaatgatattataaacaAGAGAATAAGGATTAAAGAACTGCTGAACAAGTatgaaaggaaaatattagaaaaaaatgtgaacgcctttttctatatactaataaatttaatatttaatttgcCCATTGAGAGATTTCGATTAGTTATTaacagaaaatatatatttttaaaaaaaaaaaaaaaatatgatattatttttaatataacgaAGAAATTGCTAATACTtaataatatagatataaaaaaagagttgAACAATTATATAGAGAATAAAAAGTATTGTATTGACACCAATCATGAAATAAATGAAGCTTTATCATCATGTGCGTGCTCCTTTTTTTACAACgaaatgaatttaaaaagatgTGCCAATCCCACAAGTACTACACTGatagataatatatacaaaaaggaaaataatggtaatagaaaacataatttattaattaatgaaaagaaagaTATGTCCCCTTATAACATGTTgtcaaatattattataaataatccggacaaattatatgataataaaaaattattttatgaaaattatatatttgaaaatgcTAAAGGCTCTTCTTCATCCTCTTCTTCGTccaattatttaaattattgtgagaatataaaaaatgattttaatattaaagaaaagaaaaaacattttttctccttcaattccttttattttaaagaaataaaaaataaaattaatgaaattaaattaaaatcaaATGATGagtattacaaaaatataagtatatcATGTGAAAATAAGATAGACACGACAAGTAGAAcaataaatatgtgtaataCGTGTAATGCCTGTAATGCACGTAACGCctgtgataaaaaaaatattatactcataaatcaaaaagaaaacaagtcttcaaatattaacatttttgatGAATTTCTTGATATCTATTTACTATTTCGTTTAAGAGGGGGAAAGGGAGGTTTTG ACAATATAATCGAAACTACCGAAaatcttataaaaaaaaaaaaacaagaacaaaaattaattgacAAACTGAACAATAATAGTTCACTTCttattagtaataattcGTCTTATGATAACAACGATGAAAAATGTTTAAGTAACTACATTTTTAAGGATGAATCAAGAGAGGAGGAGATTTCCCCAAATTATctgataataaataatagacAAACGAACATCTTACGTGATATTGTTGCAAATGGGATTAACCAGgaaaaaaacatgaaaaaaattaaaacaaagaaggatattgaaaaaaatgcaaaaaaggaaaaaaaggcaaaaaacGTCAACCTGAAGGCGATTGAAGATATGTATGGTCAACTGTAA
- a CDS encoding dihydroorotate dehydrogenase — MIEMLNSCIVTFNRTLRKKEKSYCKMMQNRLCISRLVECKINKFYEMSLWRKSLIGVSSVSKKKMVKSYSNFHADLLLYGKNKKYETIFPLQERLHACAALRLNAHSQAGVYPCSYVCVHLHPPPRSNPVTHFIPNLRAFCSMPHNIIKKNEESVGKTTDNPKQSLEEEMKRIKEKMKRERVKHKKVLFFIFSCIFGLYMYFESYNPEFFMYDVFLKFCLKYIDSELCHDLFLLLGKFRLLPYDTSNDSIYALSNIKDLNFINPFGVAAGFDKNGVSIDSILKLGFSFIEIGTMTPKPQKGNEKPRIFRDNETKSIINSCGFNNIGCDKITTNLIEFRKRQEKDKILSRHIVGVSIGKNKNTINIIDDLSYCIKKIARYADYIAINVSSPNTPGLRDNQESAKLKNIILSVQGEIDKLERGDKNSEVDTALCITNSISNHNDENKLWINTTKRRPLVFVKLSPDLEENDRKKIAQVLLETDIDGMIISNTTIKNFNIKSFENKKGGVSGQKLKDISTNLIAEMYNYTNKKIPIIASGGIFSAEDALEKIEAGASVCQLYSCLVFNGVKTAVKIKRELNNLLYQRGYYNLEEAIGKRHKRGDQRN; from the coding sequence ATGATTGAAATGTTGAACAGTTGCATTGTTACTTTTAACAGAACTTTAAGGAAGAAGGAAAAGAGCTACTGTAAGATGATGCAAAATCGCTTATGTATTAGTAGACTAGTTgaatgtaaaataaacaaattttacGAAATGTCGCTATGGAGAAAAAGCCTTATAGGGGTAAGCAGTGTGAGTAAGAAAAAGATGGTAAAAAGTTATAGCAATTTTCATGCGGATTTATTGTTATatgggaaaaataaaaaatatgaaacaaTTTTTCCACTACAAGAACGATTACACGCATGCGCAGCATTACGCTTAAACGCACACTCACAAGCAGGCGTATACCCATGctcatatgtatgtgtacatcTACATCCACCTCCACGCTCAAACCCCGTTACCCACTTCATTCCAAATTTGCGGGCTTTTTGTTCGATGCCCcacaatattataaaaaagaatgaagaGAGTGTGGGGAAAACAACTGATAACCCCAAGCAGTCACTAGAAGAGGAAATGAAACGtatcaaagaaaaaatgaaaagggaACGAGTAAAACATAAGAaggttttattttttatttttagttgTATATTTggcttatatatgtattttgaATCATATAATCcagaattttttatgtacgatgtttttttaaaattttgtttaaaatatatagatagtgAGTTATGTCATgatctatttttattattaggaAAATTTAGATTATTACCGTATGATACAAGTAATGatagtatatatgcattatcaaatataaaggatttaaattttataaaccCGTTTGGAGTAGCAGCAGGGTTTGATAAAAATGGTGTAAGCATCGATTCGATATTAAAATTAGGTTTTTCATTTATAGAAATAGGTACAATGACACCTAAGCCTCaaaaaggaaatgaaaaaCCTAGAATATTTAGAGATAATGAGACAAAGAGTATAATAAATTCTTGTGGGTTTAATAATATAGGTTGTGATAAAATAACAACAAATTTAATTGAATTTAGAAAAAGACaagaaaaggataaaattCTAAGTAGACATATTGTTGGTGTAAGTAtagggaaaaataaaaatacaattaatattatagatGATTTAAGTTATTGCATTAAGAAAATAGCTAGATACGCAGATTATATAGCAATAAATGTTAGCTCACCTAATACACCAGGATTGAGGGATAATCAAGAGTctgcaaaattaaaaaatataattctgaGTGTACAGGGAGAAATAGATAAGTTGGAAAGGGGGGATAAAAACAGTGAAGTAGATACTGCACTATGCATAACTAACAGCATAAGTAACCACAATGATGAGAATAAGTTATGGATAAACACGACTAAAAGAAGACCACTTGTTTTTGTGAAATTATCTCCTGACTTAGAAGAAAATGATAGAAAGAAAATTGCGCAAGTATTACTAGAAACTGATATTGATGGTATGATAATCTCTAATActactataaaaaattttaacataaaaagttttgaaaataagaaaGGGGGCGTTAGTGGACAAAAACTAAAAGATATATCAACAAATTTGATAGCagaaatgtataattatacgaataaaaaaatcCCAATAATTGCATCTGGGGGTATATTTAGTGCGGAAGATGCcttagaaaaaatagaagcaGGTGCATCCGTTTGTCAGTTATACTCTTGTTTGGTTTTTAATGGAGTCAAAACTGCAGTTAAAATAAAGAGGGAGCTAAACAACTTGTTGTATCAGCGCGGGTATTACAACTTGGAGGAGGCCATAGGGAAAAGGCATAAAAGGGGGGACCAGCGCAACTGA
- a CDS encoding mitochondrial chaperone BCS1: protein MNKLMMNKGYELNAEKQGSAGNVVDANCGFVESIFKNITKNEYFSAGVGIISVGAFVTIANRLNSSIYQAVKKNLFTSLEITINDASYFWVMEYIVKKGIISRHLSLKTQIIKEKNNKNTIFSFLPSVGNHLLVYENNIIFVERNREKNMISEVNRSLPFENVKLSTFIWSKYIFEKILNDAKKYIDKKEEGKTLLYKSFGHEWRPFGTPKNKRPIKSVILPEHLDTYIINDIDTFLNSSNWYIDKGIPYRRCYLLHGPPGCGKTSLISALAGYFDFNICTININDIYLTDDRFIHLLANVPPKTMLILEDIDFVFLAAFNSDNGGAKDSSTSTLSSNCTPSSNPLSTAHLSNSPFGSHNNLRTLGVSYSGLLNALDGVVATEERIIFMTTNNIDRLPSTLIRPGRVDVKILIPYAGTYQYQKMFLRFFPEHTELAQEFAKIFQNFHLSMAEIQSFFLFSKHDPHKTIQNAREWVVSYAKRQGQ, encoded by the coding sequence ATGAACAAGTTGATGATGAACAAGGGCTACGAGTTGAACGCGGAAAAACAAGGAAGTGCGGGCAATGTGGTAGATGCAAATTGCGGTTTTGTTGAAtcaatttttaagaatataacAAAGAACGAATATTTTAGTGCAGGAGTTGGAATAATATCAGTAGGTGCATTTGTGACAATAGCAAACAGATTAAATAGTTCAATTTATCAAGCAGTTAAAAAAAACTTGTTCACATCTTTAGAAATAACTATTAACGATGCTTCATATTTTTGGGTAATGGAATACATAGTAAAGAAAGGAATAATAAGTAGACATTTAAGTTTAAAAACACAGATAATTAAAGAGAAGAATAATAAGaatactattttttcctttttaccaAGTGTAGGTAACCATTTACTagtttatgaaaataatataatttttgtagaACGGAATAGAGAGAAAAACATGATATCTGAAGTGAATAGATCATTACCATTTGAAAATGTCAAATTAAGTACATTCATTTggtcaaaatatatttttgaaaaaattttaaacgatgctaaaaaatatattgataaaaaggaagaaggAAAAACATTACTATATAAAAGCTTTGGACATGAGTGGAGACCATTCGGTACccctaaaaataaaaggccAATAAAATCAGTTATTTTACCTGAACACTtagatacatacataattaatGATATAGATACATTTCTTAACTCAAGCAATTGGTATATTGATAAAGGTATACCATATAGAAGATGTTACTTGTTACATGGCCCACCAGGATGTGGGAAAACTAGTCTTATAAGTGCTTTGGCTGGGTACTTTGACTTCAACATTTGTACAATAAacattaatgatatatatctAACGGATGACAGATTCATACATTTACTTGCAAATGTTCCTCCAAAAACTATGCTCATATTGGAAGACATagattttgtttttctcgCTGCTTTTAATTCGGATAATGGGGGGGCAAAAGATAGTTCCACATCAACATTAAGTAGTAACTGCACACCGAGTAGTAACCCCTTATCAACTGCCCATTTGTCCAATTCCCCATTTGGTAGCCATAACAATCTTAGAACGTTAGGAGTATCATACAGTGGACTTCTAAATGCCCTAGACGGAGTGGTAGCTACAGAGGAAAGGATAATTTTCATGActacaaataatatagataGACTTCCTAGTACTCTTATCAGACCAGGTAGAGTAGATGTAAAAATACTTATTCCATATGCAGGGACATATCAATatcaaaaaatgtttttacgtttttttcCTGAACATACAGAATTAGCTCAAGAATTtgcaaaaatttttcaaaacttTCATTTAAGTATGGCCGAAATTCAGtccttctttttattctcGAAACATGACCCCCATAAAACGATACAAAATGCGCGCGAGTGGGTCGTCTCCTACGCCAAAAGGCAAGGACAGTAG
- a CDS encoding hypothetical protein (conserved Plasmodium protein), whose product MKEIAVQNSRNIKFEHSNKNENITTSSDENHENKIIKNINNYKELKSSYSLRTASSTMSKKSSRRETKKKNKRSTKNEEDNNYGGHGNEKINDHEYSNRNNDQHGVHDYGNVHKDNHNLDAQKIELKSNSLKQAYIEEIIPSVNNENINYNEKIDREKNNDLISNNNNGSKLKKKLNVEDENLNILGCHKMKSFKHSKSSPRSKVTNNYKSKTFIDGKVKVTESAIDVPNIGNNAHIEKGGKNYAMCSFSKRDELDIKEQDILLQYEKYKREKERKKKKKKKKMKFKLFRKSVLYSNNICPDMVNILNQTKLNLSFYQREVDDFLNVIRNLQNIVLIEREKYSELKEMLKYTTEEIEKENNKLYEELNMFKYKYNKLRSFISNIGYGIFFNLEKKERNSYNCGNNDNNNDNNNDNINGNINNNNHEIYNYNNKNNSNNKAYLNLEQLCTNERNAEMSEHDYVMVNKKYNCSNGCYNNKYVIRGRKGNNSSLLKYLDF is encoded by the exons ATGAAAGAAATAGCAGTGCAAAATAGTAGAAACATAAAATTTGAACACTCgaataaaaatgagaataTAACAACATCATCAGATGAAAATcatgaaaacaaaataattaagaatattaataattacaaGGAATTGAAGTCTTCATATTCGCTCCGTACAGCTTCCTCTACAATGTCAAAGAAAAGTTCAAGAAGAGaaacgaaaaagaaaaataaaagaagtacAAAGAATGAAGAAGATAATAATTATGGAGGTCAtggtaatgaaaaaataaatgatcaTGAATACAGTAACCGTAACAACGATCAGCATGGGGTTCATGATTATGGTAATGTTCATAAGGACAATCATAATTTAGATGCACAGAAGATCGAACTCAAATCAAACTCACTAAAACAAGCCTACATAGAGGAAATAATACCTTCtgttaataatgaaaatataaattataatgaaaaaatagacagagaaaaaaataacgacttaataagtaataataacaatggtagtaaattaaaaaaaaaattaaatgttgAAGATGAgaatttgaatatattaggTTGCCATAAGATGAAATCTTTTAAGCATAGTAAAAGTAGCCCAAGAAGTAAGGTAACAAACAACTATAAAAGCAAAACATTTATTGATGGAAAAGTAAAAGTTACAGAAAGTGCAATAGATGTACCAAATATTGGAAATAATGCACACATTgaaaaagggggaaaaaacTATGCTATGTGCTCCTTTAGCAAACGGGATGAACTTGACATAAAGGAACAAGATATTCTACTTCAGTATGAAAAGTATAAACGTGAAaaagaacgaaaaaaaaaaaaaaaaaaaaaaaaaatgaaattcaAATTGTTTAGAAAAAGTGTTTTATactcaaataatatatgtccAGATATGGTAAATATACTCAACCAAACAAAACTAAACCTGAGTTTCTACCAAAGGGAGGTAGACGACTTTTTAAATGTCATAAGGAATCTTCAAAATAT AGTTTTAATAGAGCGAGAAAAGTATAGCGAGTTAAAAGAAATGTTAAAATACACAACTGAAGAGatagaaaaggaaaacaataaattatatgaagaattaaatatgtttaaatacaagtataataaattaagaagTTTCATATCAAATATTGGTTATGgtatcttttttaatttggaAAAGAAGGAAAGAAATAGCTATAATTGTGGTAATAATGACAATAATAATGACAACAATAATGACAATATTAATGGgaacattaataataataatcatgAGATTTATAactacaataataaaaataatagtaataataaggCATATTTGAATCTTGAACAATTGTGTACAAATGAACGAAATGCAGAAATGAGTGAACATGATTATGTAATGgttaataagaaatataattgttCTAACGgttgttataataataaatacgtTATAAGGGGTAGGAAGGGTAATAATTCTTCTTTATTGAAGTATTTAGACTTTTAA